The Allocatelliglobosispora scoriae genome contains a region encoding:
- a CDS encoding galactose-binding domain-containing protein yields MSGPSRRARLPIAGALASVLTAASLWLPATGAAAAPPPQEPGVTLRTFDMQVALSALCTLKPATTPNVDKLMSTINWTTAAEFGQEDNFMSQAIGNINIPTAGSYTFRLTSDDGSRLTIDNTVVINHDGLHGATAKDGAITLTTGYHSLFVEFFEAGGGQQLTLQWQTPGSTTFVTVPNSVLSTDSGVVRVTAPGRKECEASGDSPGDGLPLTSVHPNFTLTDLRPNAAFQPRVTGMDWLADGRLVICTWGGTNDSGTSQAGEVYILGNTGGNTTPGAVTTKRIGSALKEPMGLKIVDGVVYVSEKGKLTRLVDTNGDEVADQYQTVATWPYGGAFHEFAFGLLYEAGYFYVNLSVGIDYGGNTTNPQLVANRGTTIKVNKDTGAFTYVAGGLRTPHGIGWGPEGGIFVTDNQGGWQPASKLVHIKQGRFFNHYLNPAGPFDNAPVTPPVIWLPQNEIGNSPSTPLYMPSGLYAGQFLIGDVTYGGLQRSYVEKINGEYQGALFRLTQGLEGGVSEVGLGPDGAVYVGGIGGGGNWGQTGKLNWGLQKLTPNGNNVFDMLAMRAQPNGFEIEYTQPVSAATATALASKYRVKQWRYVPTAAYGGPKIDEETLTVSSATLSADGKKVTLVINGLKAGRVVHIRSPKPFSSSNGQSLWSTEVWYTLNAIPGQAVSTNLALGKPATADSSCATSEGPAKAVNGTANGGNADKWCSTGATKWLQVDLGSNQSVNKFVVQHAGAGGEDAGWNTRDFNIQTSTNGTSWTTAATVTANTANITTHNITAVSARYLRLNVTNGGTTGNAAARIYEFEAYGATAPPPTNLALGKAASADSSCGTTEGPEKAVNGSTSGGNADKWCSLGATKWLQVDLGSSQTVSQVVVKHAGSGGENAAWNTRDFNIQTSTNGTSWTTAATVTANTANTTTHNITAVSARYLRLNVTTPSSDGNGAARIYEFEAYGTATTPTRVVLFDGTNMNNFVGSGGGAVTWPVSGGSVEVLGGDIKSRQAFGDFKLHIEFWLPNLPIDVTGQQRANSGIYLQDRYELQVLDSFGDTTPANNEAGAIYEKLAPIVNAATAPETWQTYEVTFRAARFNASGVKTENARVTIYWNGVMIHNNAEINGSTGNGAAEGPSVGPFRLQDHGDPGANVRYRNIWVEPAV; encoded by the coding sequence GTGTCTGGTCCGTCCCGACGAGCGCGCCTGCCCATCGCGGGTGCCCTCGCCTCAGTCCTCACCGCCGCGAGCCTGTGGTTGCCCGCCACCGGTGCGGCCGCCGCTCCCCCGCCGCAGGAACCCGGCGTCACCCTGCGCACCTTCGACATGCAGGTCGCCCTCAGCGCCCTCTGCACCCTCAAGCCCGCCACGACGCCCAACGTCGACAAGCTCATGTCCACGATCAACTGGACGACCGCAGCCGAGTTCGGCCAGGAGGACAACTTCATGTCCCAGGCCATCGGCAACATCAACATCCCCACCGCCGGCAGCTACACCTTCCGCCTCACCAGCGACGACGGATCCCGCCTCACCATCGACAACACCGTCGTCATCAACCACGACGGCCTCCACGGCGCCACCGCCAAAGACGGCGCCATCACCCTCACCACCGGCTACCACTCCCTCTTCGTCGAATTCTTCGAAGCCGGCGGCGGCCAGCAGCTCACCCTGCAGTGGCAGACCCCCGGCTCGACGACCTTCGTCACCGTGCCCAATTCGGTCCTGAGCACCGACTCCGGCGTCGTCCGGGTCACCGCACCCGGCCGCAAGGAGTGCGAGGCCTCCGGCGACTCACCGGGTGACGGCCTGCCGCTCACCTCGGTGCACCCGAACTTCACCCTGACCGACCTGCGGCCGAACGCGGCCTTCCAGCCCCGGGTCACCGGCATGGACTGGCTGGCCGACGGTCGACTCGTCATCTGCACCTGGGGTGGCACCAACGACTCCGGCACCTCCCAGGCCGGTGAGGTCTACATCCTCGGCAACACCGGCGGCAACACCACGCCGGGAGCCGTCACCACCAAGCGGATCGGCAGCGCCCTCAAGGAGCCGATGGGCCTCAAGATCGTCGACGGCGTCGTCTACGTCTCCGAGAAGGGCAAGCTCACCCGGCTCGTCGACACCAACGGCGACGAGGTCGCCGACCAGTACCAGACGGTCGCCACCTGGCCCTACGGCGGCGCGTTCCACGAGTTCGCCTTCGGCCTGCTCTACGAGGCCGGGTACTTCTACGTGAACCTCTCCGTCGGGATCGACTACGGCGGCAACACGACGAACCCGCAGCTGGTCGCGAACCGCGGCACCACGATCAAGGTGAACAAGGACACCGGTGCCTTCACCTACGTCGCCGGCGGCCTGCGGACCCCGCACGGCATCGGCTGGGGACCCGAGGGCGGCATCTTCGTCACCGACAACCAGGGCGGCTGGCAGCCCGCGTCGAAGCTGGTCCACATCAAGCAGGGCCGCTTCTTCAACCACTACCTCAACCCGGCCGGCCCGTTCGACAACGCACCGGTGACCCCGCCGGTGATCTGGCTGCCGCAGAACGAGATCGGCAACTCGCCGAGCACCCCGCTCTACATGCCCAGCGGCCTCTACGCCGGGCAGTTCCTCATCGGTGACGTCACCTACGGCGGCCTCCAGCGGAGCTACGTCGAGAAGATCAACGGCGAGTACCAGGGTGCCCTCTTCCGCCTCACCCAGGGTCTGGAGGGCGGCGTCTCCGAGGTCGGCCTCGGACCGGACGGCGCGGTCTACGTCGGCGGCATCGGCGGCGGCGGCAACTGGGGCCAGACCGGCAAGCTCAACTGGGGCCTGCAGAAGCTGACCCCGAACGGCAACAACGTCTTCGACATGCTGGCGATGCGGGCTCAGCCCAACGGGTTCGAGATCGAGTACACCCAGCCGGTCTCGGCCGCGACGGCCACCGCGCTCGCCTCGAAGTACCGGGTGAAGCAGTGGCGCTATGTCCCGACGGCGGCATACGGCGGTCCGAAGATCGACGAGGAGACCCTGACGGTCTCGTCGGCGACGCTCTCGGCCGACGGCAAGAAGGTCACCCTGGTGATCAACGGCCTCAAGGCCGGCCGGGTCGTGCACATCCGCTCGCCCAAGCCGTTCTCCTCCAGCAACGGCCAGTCGCTGTGGAGCACCGAGGTCTGGTACACGCTCAACGCCATCCCCGGGCAGGCCGTCTCGACCAACCTCGCGCTCGGCAAGCCCGCGACCGCCGACAGCTCCTGCGCCACCTCCGAGGGCCCCGCGAAGGCGGTCAACGGCACCGCCAACGGCGGCAACGCGGACAAGTGGTGCTCGACGGGTGCCACCAAGTGGCTCCAGGTCGACCTCGGCTCCAACCAGAGCGTCAACAAGTTCGTCGTCCAGCACGCGGGTGCGGGTGGTGAGGACGCCGGGTGGAACACCCGGGACTTCAACATCCAGACCAGCACCAACGGCACCTCCTGGACGACGGCGGCGACGGTCACGGCGAATACGGCGAACATCACCACGCACAACATCACCGCCGTCTCCGCCCGGTACCTCCGCCTCAACGTCACCAACGGTGGTACGACCGGCAACGCCGCAGCCCGCATCTACGAGTTCGAGGCCTACGGGGCGACGGCACCGCCGCCCACGAACCTCGCGCTGGGCAAGGCAGCCTCGGCCGACAGCTCCTGCGGCACGACGGAGGGCCCGGAAAAGGCCGTCAACGGCAGCACGAGCGGCGGCAACGCCGACAAGTGGTGCTCGCTCGGTGCCACCAAGTGGCTCCAGGTCGACCTCGGCTCCAGCCAGACCGTGAGCCAGGTCGTCGTGAAGCACGCCGGATCGGGTGGTGAGAACGCCGCCTGGAACACGCGTGACTTCAACATCCAGACCAGCACCAACGGCACCTCCTGGACGACGGCGGCGACAGTCACCGCCAACACGGCGAACACCACCACGCACAACATCACCGCCGTCTCCGCCCGGTACCTCCGCCTCAACGTCACGACACCCAGCAGTGACGGCAACGGGGCGGCCCGGATCTACGAGTTCGAGGCGTACGGCACCGCCACCACCCCGACCCGGGTCGTGTTGTTCGACGGCACCAACATGAACAACTTCGTGGGTTCCGGCGGCGGCGCGGTCACCTGGCCGGTCAGCGGCGGCAGTGTCGAGGTGCTCGGCGGCGACATCAAGAGCCGCCAGGCCTTCGGCGACTTCAAGCTGCACATCGAGTTCTGGCTGCCCAACCTGCCGATCGACGTGACCGGGCAGCAGCGGGCCAACAGCGGGATCTACCTGCAGGACCGCTACGAGCTCCAGGTGCTGGACTCGTTCGGGGACACCACCCCGGCCAACAACGAGGCCGGTGCCATCTACGAGAAGCTGGCCCCGATCGTCAACGCCGCGACCGCCCCGGAGACGTGGCAGACCTATGAGGTGACCTTCCGCGCAGCCCGTTTCAACGCCTCCGGCGTCAAGACGGAGAACGCCCGGGTCACCATCTACTGGAACGGCGTAATGATCCACAACAACGCCGAGATCAACGGTTCCACCGGCAACGGTGCGGCGGAGGGGCCCTCCGTGGGCCCGTTCCGCCTGCAGGACCACGGCGACCCCGGCGCCAACGTGCGCTACCGCAACATCTGGGTCGAGCCGGCCGTCTAG
- a CDS encoding class I SAM-dependent methyltransferase, producing MRSGAARAASLRRSVELFQGFRREQSDPDYFYALLAADSVQQLSGYVDLPGRVVLDVGGGAGYFADAFRGAGAAYFGIDPDVGELTARGEADGGMLRASGTELPIRTGSVDVCYSSNVLEHVREPERMMAEMARVTKPGGIVFVSFTPWLSPWGGHETSPWHFLGGDYARRRYRRRMGKEPKNVFGESLFAARAGAAIRWARRSAIVDVVHILPRYHPWWAQWIALVPGAREILSWNVVLVLRRRAVEADGA from the coding sequence ATGAGGTCAGGCGCGGCTCGCGCAGCTTCTCTGCGCCGTTCGGTGGAGCTGTTCCAGGGGTTCCGCCGCGAGCAGTCAGACCCCGACTACTTCTACGCCCTGCTGGCGGCCGACTCGGTGCAGCAGCTCTCCGGCTATGTCGACCTGCCCGGACGGGTGGTGCTCGACGTCGGCGGCGGCGCCGGCTACTTCGCCGACGCGTTCCGAGGCGCCGGGGCGGCGTACTTCGGAATCGATCCCGACGTGGGCGAGCTGACCGCGCGGGGTGAGGCCGACGGCGGGATGCTCCGGGCGAGCGGCACCGAGCTGCCGATCCGCACTGGCTCGGTGGATGTCTGCTACTCGTCCAACGTGCTGGAGCACGTCCGGGAGCCGGAGCGGATGATGGCGGAGATGGCCCGGGTCACCAAGCCCGGCGGCATCGTCTTCGTCTCGTTCACGCCGTGGCTCTCCCCCTGGGGCGGCCACGAGACCTCACCGTGGCACTTCCTCGGCGGTGACTACGCGCGGCGGCGCTACCGCAGGCGGATGGGGAAGGAGCCGAAGAACGTCTTCGGCGAGAGCCTCTTCGCCGCGCGGGCCGGGGCGGCGATCCGCTGGGCCCGGCGCAGCGCGATCGTGGACGTGGTGCACATCCTGCCCCGATATCACCCCTGGTGGGCGCAGTGGATCGCACTGGTCCCGGGTGCCCGGGAGATCCTGTCCTGGAATGTGGTTCTGGTGCTGCGGCGCCGCGCGGTCGAGGCGGACGGCGCATGA